A genomic region of Candidatus Paceibacterota bacterium contains the following coding sequences:
- a CDS encoding EamA family transporter — MNWFLIALIGPILNAVANHTDKYLITKYLKGGAVGSLIIFSSIFSVVALPIVLFFHPSVFNVSLIHGIVLAINGMLVVLAILCYFYALQKDEASYVVPFYQTIPIFGFILGYFILGETISTIQIIASLVIIFGATILSFEIGGEKIRFKKEVVLLMITASILFAVNGAIFKLIALDNGFWLSTFWSLIGKIILGVIFFVFIKSYRFQFMEMIKENKIAVLGLNSLSETLFIVAESVTQYAILLAPLVLVLLVSSFQPLFVFVIGVALTIFFPNISQESISKKNILQKIIGIGLIIIGTYFIGI, encoded by the coding sequence GGCCCCATATTAAATGCAGTAGCTAATCACACCGATAAGTATCTTATTACAAAATACTTAAAAGGTGGGGCTGTTGGTTCACTTATTATCTTTTCTTCTATATTTAGTGTTGTTGCTTTACCCATTGTTCTATTTTTTCATCCGAGTGTATTTAATGTCAGTCTTATTCACGGAATAGTTTTGGCTATAAATGGCATGCTTGTTGTCTTGGCTATCCTTTGTTATTTCTATGCTCTGCAAAAAGATGAGGCCTCCTACGTTGTGCCTTTTTACCAAACGATACCAATTTTTGGTTTTATCCTAGGTTATTTCATTCTAGGAGAAACAATATCAACTATTCAAATAATAGCTTCTTTAGTTATTATTTTTGGAGCAACTATCCTATCTTTTGAAATAGGAGGAGAAAAGATAAGATTCAAAAAAGAAGTAGTCTTACTTATGATAACGGCGTCTATTCTTTTTGCCGTCAATGGGGCTATCTTCAAATTGATTGCTCTGGATAATGGTTTCTGGTTATCCACATTTTGGTCATTAATAGGTAAAATAATATTAGGGGTGATTTTCTTTGTATTTATAAAATCGTATCGTTTCCAATTTATGGAAATGATTAAAGAAAATAAGATAGCTGTCCTTGGTCTGAATTCATTAAGTGAAACACTATTTATCGTTGCGGAATCTGTTACCCAATATGCAATTTTACTGGCCCCATTAGTTCTCGTTCTTTTAGTTAGCTCATTCCAACCACTTTTTGTCTTTGTTATTGGAGTTGCCCTTACAATATTTTTCCCCAATATAAGCCAAGAATCTATTTCAAAGAAGAATATACTACAAAAGATCATTGGCATCGGGCTGATTATTATAGGAACCTATTTTATTGGTATTTAG
- a CDS encoding DUF262 domain-containing protein, which yields MKIQLKEITIREVSNKYINDDEEGVVGYGGKLNIRPKYQREFIYKDKQRDAVIETVKKDFPLNVMYWVKNEDGTYEVMDGQQRTISFCEYIDGKFSLNFQYFHNLEKEEQDQILDYKLMIYFCEGNDKEKLDWFKIINIAGEKLMDQELRNAIYTGTWLTDAKRYFSKSGCPAYAMGSDYLNGSPIRQDYLETTISWISDEKIEQYMADHQHKPNANELWLYFQNVISWIKVVFPNYRKEMKGVLFGILYNEFKNKEFDSKKLEKEITKLMQDEDVTKKSGIYEYVLTRNEKYLNIRSFTEKQKREAYERQKGICKKCKKHFEIEEMEADHIKPWHEGGKTVSENCQMLCKNCNRTKSGK from the coding sequence ATGAAAATACAACTTAAAGAAATCACAATTAGAGAAGTCTCAAATAAATATATAAACGATGACGAAGAAGGTGTTGTTGGTTATGGTGGAAAATTAAATATTAGGCCTAAATACCAACGAGAATTCATATATAAAGATAAACAAAGAGATGCTGTAATTGAAACTGTGAAAAAGGATTTTCCGCTAAATGTGATGTATTGGGTTAAAAACGAAGATGGCACTTATGAGGTGATGGATGGACAACAAAGAACTATAAGTTTTTGTGAATATATAGATGGAAAATTTTCTTTAAATTTTCAGTATTTCCACAATCTTGAAAAAGAAGAGCAAGATCAAATTCTTGATTATAAATTGATGATATATTTTTGCGAAGGAAATGATAAAGAAAAATTGGATTGGTTTAAAATTATAAACATAGCAGGAGAAAAATTAATGGATCAGGAATTGAGGAATGCTATTTATACTGGGACATGGCTGACTGATGCAAAAAGATATTTTAGTAAATCGGGTTGTCCTGCTTATGCTATGGGAAGTGATTATTTGAATGGTTCACCAATTCGTCAAGATTATTTAGAAACCACTATTAGTTGGATTAGTGATGAAAAAATTGAACAATACATGGCAGATCATCAGCACAAACCTAATGCAAATGAATTATGGCTATATTTTCAAAATGTTATAAGTTGGATAAAAGTAGTTTTTCCTAATTACCGTAAAGAAATGAAGGGTGTTTTGTTTGGAATTCTTTATAATGAATTTAAGAATAAAGAATTTGATTCAAAAAAACTTGAAAAAGAGATAACAAAGTTGATGCAAGATGAAGATGTAACTAAAAAGTCTGGTATTTACGAATATGTTCTAACCAGAAACGAGAAATATTTAAATATTCGTTCTTTTACAGAAAAACAAAAGAGAGAGGCGTATGAAAGACAGAAAGGTATCTGTAAAAAATGCAAGAAACATTTTGAAATAGAAGAAATGGAAGCAGATCATATTAAACCTTGGCACGAAGGTGGAAAAACTGTTTCAGAAAATTGCCAAATGTTGTGCAAAAATTGCAATCGAACTAAATCTGGGAAATAG
- a CDS encoding recombinase family protein — METTQMPVGAMAREVRAPIKVKYCLYARKSTESEEAQILSIDSQIKEMLQMAEREHLEIIEIKKESHSAKEAGQRPVFNEIVDEIKQGKFNGILTWAADRISRNAGDLGRIVDLMDAGKLHDIRTFGQRFTNNPNEKFLLMILGSQAKLENDNKVVNVKRGLRARCEMGLWPCTAPTGYFNSKNTEKRCHVEIDPHRAPIIKKMFEKVAYEKYSGRKLYSWLKDEIKFNTKSGKPLTLSNVYITLRNTFYYGAFEYPRGGGQWYTGKHIPIISKELFDAVQEKMVDYNIKGEHKEFAFTKLMTCGLCGSGITADEKFKKQNNGNTHRYVYYGCSRFHDKNCKSGYIREEELIEQLTILMDKIDLDEIGMKERIKDEVERHKKFNSNVLGVKEKSVKVDDIDIRNYAKYLLREGALWEKRELLSCLRSKVVMNNKEVRIIN, encoded by the coding sequence ATGGAAACAACACAAATGCCAGTCGGAGCTATGGCGAGAGAAGTGAGAGCCCCCATAAAGGTAAAGTACTGCCTATATGCAAGGAAAAGTACGGAGAGTGAGGAAGCCCAGATCCTTTCTATCGACTCTCAAATTAAGGAGATGTTACAGATGGCAGAACGGGAACATCTGGAGATCATAGAAATTAAGAAAGAGTCACACTCGGCAAAAGAAGCTGGGCAAAGACCAGTTTTTAATGAAATCGTTGATGAAATCAAACAGGGGAAATTCAACGGTATTCTAACTTGGGCAGCTGATCGTATTTCTAGAAATGCTGGGGACTTAGGTCGGATAGTGGATCTGATGGATGCGGGTAAACTTCATGACATCCGTACCTTCGGACAGAGATTTACCAATAATCCGAATGAGAAGTTTCTACTGATGATACTGGGTTCACAAGCGAAACTGGAGAATGATAATAAAGTAGTCAATGTAAAAAGGGGGCTACGAGCTAGATGCGAAATGGGACTCTGGCCCTGTACTGCTCCAACTGGATATTTTAACAGTAAGAATACAGAAAAAAGATGTCATGTCGAAATTGATCCACATAGGGCACCTATCATTAAGAAAATGTTTGAGAAAGTGGCATATGAAAAATACAGTGGCAGAAAATTATACTCATGGCTAAAGGATGAGATAAAATTCAATACAAAAAGTGGAAAACCGCTAACTTTGAGTAATGTATATATTACTCTCCGCAATACTTTCTACTATGGTGCCTTCGAATATCCAAGAGGTGGCGGTCAATGGTATACAGGCAAACATATCCCTATTATCTCAAAAGAATTGTTTGATGCCGTGCAGGAAAAAATGGTGGATTATAATATTAAGGGTGAACACAAGGAATTTGCCTTCACAAAACTCATGACTTGCGGACTATGTGGCTCTGGTATTACAGCAGATGAGAAATTCAAAAAGCAGAATAATGGAAACACGCATCGATATGTATATTATGGATGTAGCAGATTCCACGACAAGAATTGCAAGTCGGGATATATACGAGAAGAAGAACTGATTGAACAACTAACTATCCTCATGGACAAAATAGATCTTGATGAGATTGGAATGAAAGAAAGAATAAAAGATGAGGTAGAAAGACACAAAAAATTCAACTCAAACGTTCTCGGAGTCAAAGAAAAATCCGTTAAAGTTGACGACATTGATATCCGTAATTATGCAAAATATCTTTTGCGAGAAGGTGCACTATGGGAAAAGCGAGAACTCCTATCATGCTTGAGGAGTAAGGTGGTGATGAATAATAAAGAAGTGAGGATAATTAATTGA
- a CDS encoding ATP-binding protein, with protein MNLNICPDSIPSFLHFFDLSIAPPLLYYAYIPAILLSLFFGFFVFKKNNYSLQSKLLLGIAIAFAVWVFNLMFQWMVAYVKPDMFSWQITPFIEIFIPILVIYFAYVFLNKKDISLIPKIIFSILILITAITLPTKFNTLSFDLQNCQANYGNIYYYFIYIFELLAIFIVGYISFKKYLITPKGDQVSKREALIFGVGSVIFLTIFYLSNILGEITKTYQINLFGPIGLIVFIGFMSFMIVRYGLFNIKLIGAQALVWALVILVGSQFLYMHQMPTSSLIITGMTLIISAIVGLIIIRSVKKEIAQKEHIEKIAGELQIANEAQSTTLRFITHQINGVFTNTKAGLARLIEGDLDPISEPVKELANDLYKMQVGGVESVQVFLTVSQFESGGNPCIMKPVDIKEMISVVGSQLKTKAEKEKHLTYEINLPDNGNYIVMADKTYLSNSLFNLIDNAIRYTATGSIKIGLKKIDEDSVLFSVKDTGQGISEEDQKVMFTKYGHGKKSREVNVNSNGLGLYLVKLVAEAHKGKVWFETTIGKGTTFYVKLPLSAKLSV; from the coding sequence ATGAATTTAAATATTTGCCCAGATTCAATACCAAGTTTCCTACACTTTTTTGATCTTTCTATAGCACCGCCACTTCTTTACTATGCTTATATACCAGCCATCCTGCTCTCCCTGTTTTTTGGGTTTTTTGTGTTTAAGAAAAATAACTATTCTCTACAAAGTAAGTTGCTTTTAGGAATTGCAATAGCGTTTGCTGTTTGGGTTTTTAACTTGATGTTTCAATGGATGGTTGCCTATGTAAAACCTGATATGTTTTCTTGGCAGATAACGCCATTTATTGAAATTTTTATACCAATACTGGTGATCTATTTTGCTTACGTTTTTCTCAATAAAAAAGATATCTCACTTATACCAAAGATTATTTTTTCCATTCTCATTTTAATTACGGCGATAACACTTCCAACAAAATTCAACACATTGTCTTTTGACCTTCAAAATTGTCAAGCAAATTACGGTAATATCTATTATTATTTTATTTACATTTTTGAACTATTAGCAATCTTCATCGTTGGGTATATTTCCTTTAAAAAATATCTTATTACCCCAAAGGGTGACCAAGTATCAAAACGAGAAGCCCTTATTTTTGGAGTTGGTTCAGTAATATTTCTTACTATTTTTTATCTTTCAAATATACTGGGTGAGATAACAAAAACATATCAGATTAATTTGTTTGGACCAATAGGGCTTATTGTCTTTATCGGTTTTATGTCATTCATGATTGTGCGTTATGGCCTGTTCAATATAAAATTAATTGGGGCACAGGCACTTGTGTGGGCACTAGTGATTTTGGTGGGTTCGCAATTTTTGTATATGCACCAAATGCCAACGTCTTCCTTAATTATTACCGGCATGACTCTCATTATTTCTGCTATTGTTGGGCTGATTATTATCAGAAGTGTCAAAAAAGAAATAGCACAGAAAGAGCACATTGAGAAAATCGCAGGCGAACTTCAAATAGCCAACGAAGCCCAATCTACTACCTTACGGTTCATTACCCACCAAATCAACGGTGTATTTACTAATACTAAAGCGGGGCTAGCACGATTAATTGAAGGCGATCTTGACCCGATTTCCGAACCAGTAAAAGAGTTGGCAAATGACTTATATAAGATGCAAGTGGGGGGAGTGGAAAGTGTTCAGGTGTTCCTTACTGTTTCTCAATTTGAGAGCGGGGGAAATCCTTGCATAATGAAACCTGTTGATATTAAGGAAATGATATCAGTGGTGGGTTCACAATTAAAGACAAAAGCTGAGAAAGAAAAGCATCTTACTTATGAAATAAACCTGCCAGATAATGGAAATTATATAGTTATGGCGGATAAGACATATCTGTCAAATTCCCTTTTCAACCTGATTGATAATGCTATAAGGTATACAGCTACCGGATCAATAAAAATTGGACTAAAAAAAATTGATGAAGATTCTGTCCTTTTTTCTGTGAAAGATACTGGTCAAGGTATTTCTGAAGAAGACCAAAAAGTAATGTTTACTAAATATGGACACGGCAAGAAATCTCGAGAAGTAAATGTAAATAGCAACGGTCTGGGGCTTTATCTTGTTAAACTAGTGGCAGAAGCTCATAAAGGCAAAGTATGGTTTGAAACTACAATTGGCAAAGGAACAACATTCTATGTTAAACTACCTCTGTCTGCTAAATTATCAGTCTAA
- a CDS encoding adenine-specific methyltransferase EcoRI family protein, with the protein MGILAGSGLIASAVNLCAPVWGAYFVLWHLKKMPMKKETEIKKSKSSNKNLRKASTAKSDEFYTQLPYIEKELGHYKNHFKNKIIFCNCDDPEESNFWNYFALNFEHLGLKKLVSTHFENEKPSYKLEIVKDINKDGKINKSDTIKTPLKQNGDFRSPECVEVLKEADIVVTNPPFSLFREYVAQLMEYNKKFIIIGNLNAITYKEIFKLIKENKVWVGATLDGRNIWFRIPDSYEKYHKIENGIKYAFVASTIWFTNLDYSKRHEDLILYKIYHGNEIEYPKYDHYNAINVNKTKDIPIDYKGAVGVPITFLNKYNPKQFEILDGLNRYSILSGPTEETRGKYLAQVNGKPCYVRVVIRNKKYKK; encoded by the coding sequence ATGGGCATCCTAGCAGGATCAGGATTGATAGCTTCGGCTGTTAACTTGTGTGCACCTGTCTGGGGTGCCTATTTTGTTTTATGGCATCTCAAAAAGATGCCTATGAAAAAAGAAACTGAAATAAAGAAAAGTAAATCTTCAAATAAAAACTTGCGTAAGGCGAGCACAGCTAAAAGTGATGAATTTTACACGCAATTGCCTTACATTGAAAAAGAGTTAGGTCATTATAAAAATCATTTTAAAAATAAGATTATATTTTGTAATTGCGATGACCCAGAAGAAAGTAATTTTTGGAATTATTTTGCACTAAATTTTGAACATCTTGGTTTAAAGAAATTAGTTTCTACTCATTTTGAAAATGAAAAACCTTCCTATAAATTGGAAATTGTAAAAGATATAAATAAAGATGGAAAAATAAATAAATCAGATACCATTAAAACTCCGCTAAAACAAAATGGTGATTTTAGAAGTCCTGAATGCGTTGAAGTTCTCAAAGAGGCAGATATCGTTGTGACAAATCCACCTTTTTCTTTGTTTAGAGAATATGTAGCTCAATTAATGGAATATAATAAAAAATTTATAATTATTGGAAATTTAAATGCCATAACCTATAAAGAAATTTTTAAGCTTATAAAAGAAAATAAAGTATGGGTAGGGGCTACTCTTGATGGCAGAAATATTTGGTTCAGAATACCCGACAGCTATGAAAAATATCATAAAATTGAAAACGGAATTAAATATGCTTTTGTGGCAAGCACAATTTGGTTTACAAATTTAGATTATTCAAAGCGACATGAAGATTTAATTCTCTACAAGATATATCATGGTAACGAAATCGAGTACCCTAAATATGACCACTACAATGCTATAAATGTTAATAAAACAAAAGATATTCCTATAGATTATAAAGGTGCTGTTGGCGTTCCAATTACCTTTTTGAATAAGTATAATCCTAAACAATTTGAAATTTTAGATGGACTAAATCGCTATAGTATTTTATCAGGGCCAACCGAAGAAACTAGGGGTAAATATTTAGCACAGGTTAATGGTAAGCCGTGCTATGTTAGGGTCGTTATTAGAAATAAAAAATATAAAAAATAA